The following coding sequences are from one Triticum dicoccoides isolate Atlit2015 ecotype Zavitan chromosome 4A, WEW_v2.0, whole genome shotgun sequence window:
- the LOC119287909 gene encoding auxin-responsive protein SAUR50-like encodes MAIKKGGAAGLKQILKRCSSLGRRQQQHNGEQQQHWEEEEEAAPSDVPRGHFAVYVGESRRRFVVPIAVLDRPEFRSLLRRAEEEFGFGGAGDLLVLPCEELAFRSLCSASSLPCTAAR; translated from the coding sequence ATGGCGATCAAGAAGGGAGGCGCGGCGGGGCTGAAGCAGATCCTGAAGCGGTGCTCGAGCCTgggccggcggcagcagcagcacaacggggagcagcagcagcactgggaggaggaggaggaggcggcgccgtCGGACGTGCCGCGGGGCCACTTCGCGGTGTACGTGGGCGAGTCGCGGCGGCGGTTCGTGGTGCCCATCGCGGTGCTGGACCGGCCCGAGTTCCGCTCCCTGCTCCGCCGCGCCGAGGAGGAGTTCGGCTTCGGCGGCGCCGGGGACCTGCTCGTGCTCCCCTGCGAGGAGCTCGCCTTCCGCTCCCTCTGCTCCGCCTCCTCCCTCCCCTGCACCGCCGCCCGCTGA